ATTCACCTATGCCGTCCTCAACCTCGGCGGCCACAACCTCAATGCCGGGGTGCGTCCCTACCAGGACCAGCAGGCCTTCACCGCCATGCGCCAGGCCGTGACCGCCGCCTTCGACCGGAGCGACATCCCCGAGGTGGTCCGCCAGATGGACCGGCACTTCGGCGCCCATACCTACAACCTCTGGCACCTCTTCAAGGACGAGCAGCGCCAGGTTCTGCAGCAGGTGATGGCGCAGACGCTCGAAGAGATCGAGGCCTCCTTCCGGACGGTCTACGAAAACCACTTTCCCCTGATGCGCTTCCTGCGCGAAATCGACGTGCCGATTCCCAAGCCGCTGTCGGTGCCGGTCGAACTGGTGACGGTCTCCCGCTTCCGCCAGTTGCTGGAGAACAGTCGGCTGCATCCAAACCAGCTGCGGGTCCTGGCCGAGGAAGTGGAAAAGCTCGGCATCCCACTCGAGGATCCGATCCTCGCTCTCGCCGCCGGCCGTCAGATCGTCCGGCAGATGGAGAAACTGGCTCTCGCCCCGCAAAATCTGGCACTGCTGCTGACCATCATCGAGACCGTCGAGGTCCTCTGCTCACTGCCGATCAAGGTCGACCTGTGGCAGGCGCAGAACCTGTACTGGGACATCCACCAGACTCTGCCGCCGGCGGGGCAGGATGAGTGGCGGGATAATTTCCGGCGACTCGGCAACTGCCTGCAGATGCGCATCGAGTGAACCTCCTCCTGAATATGGCCAACGGCCTCTCCTGGAATTGCAGCGCTGCGCTGGGGGCCGCCCTGGCAAGGGGATAGCGCCATGAACGTGCTGCTCATTCAGCCGCCGAGCTGCGAACCGCTGCTCGACCGGATCCACCTCTTCGAACCCCTCGCCCTCGAATATCTGGGCGCGGGGCTTCGGCTCGACGGACATGCGCCGACGATCCTCGACGCCCGCATCGAGCCGGACATCGCGGGGGCGCTGCGCCGGAGCAGACCGGCTATGGTCGGCATCACCGGCTTCACCAGCCACGCCAACATCGTCAAGGCGATCGCCGCCCGGCTCAAGGCCATCGATCCGGCAGTGACGGTGGTGGTCGGGGGGCACCACGCCACGGTCTGCCCGGCCGACTTCGACGTGCCACAAATCGATCTGGTGGTGATTGGCGAGGGGGTCTTCACCCTGCGCGAGATCGCCCGGGAACTGGAGCGCGGCAAGGCGTGGCACGGCATTGCCGGGCTTGCCATCCCGTCGCCGCAGGGGATGAGGTTCACGCCGGACCGGCCGATGGCCGCCCTGGACGAGCTGCCGCGCCCCGACCGGGGCCTGACCGCCCGCTACCGCCGCAACTACTTCAGCGAATGGGTCCGGCCCCTCGCCTCGATCCGCACCTCCCTCGGCTGCACCGCCCGCTGCACCTTCTGCGCCCTCTGGTCGCTGACCGGCGGCCGGTACCTGCGCCGCGACCCGCAGCAGGTGGTGGCGGAGCTGAAGACCATCGCCGAGCCGCATGTCTTCCTCTGCGACGACGAGTCGATGTGCGACGCACGGCGCATGGACGAACTGGCCGACCTGATCCGCGCGGCCGGCATCCGCAAAACCTACTTCCTGCACGCCCGGGCCGACACCATCGTCGCCCATCCAGAGCTCTTCGCCAAATGGGCCGCCCTTGGCCTCAGGCAGGTCTTCGTCGGGATGGAGGCCTGCTCCGATGAGCGGCTGGCGGCGATGCAGAAGGGGGTAACCACCGCCCAGCAGGCGAAGGCCGCGCAAATCCTCGACGAACTGGGAATCCTTCTGTACGCCTCCTTCATGGTCGACCCGGACTTCAGCCGCGACGACTTCCGGTCGCTGGCGGCCTACGTCCGCCGGCTCAAGCCCGAGTCCGCCCTCTTCGCCGTCCTGACGCCGCTGCCGGGGACCGAGCTGCATGCCGCCAGGCAGGGGGAGCTGCTGAGCCGCGCACCGGAGCTTTTCGATCTGCTGCACGCCCTGCTGCCGACCCGCCTCCCCCCTGTCGAGTTCTACGCCGAGCTCGCCCGGCTCTACGAGACCGCGATGCCGTTGCGCACCGCCCTCGGCACCCTGCGGCGCTTCGGCCCGCGGGGTCTGCTCCTGCGCCTGCGGCTGCTCGGCACCTTCCTGCAGCGGGTGCGGGCCGCCCATCTGGATTATTGAGCATCAGGGGTGACGGCACCAGGAACGCGGACCGGGTGGCAGCCTGCGGCACCCGCCCTTGCACCCGGTTTGACCTTCTGCTAAATCGCACGCCTTTTACGGAGGCACGTCATGGCAACTGCAACACTGAAACTCCTGGTCCTTGCCTTTGTGCTCGCCCAGCCGTACGCCTCGGCACAGGCGGCAGGCGACCTCACGCAGCAGGAACCGGTCGAGATCAAGGTCACGCTCGGCAATGAAAAAGATGCTCTGCGCTTCTTCCCCGAGGCGATCCGCCTGGAGACGGGCAAGCTCTACCGGCTGATTCTGACCAACCCCAGCCCCCAGAAGCACTACTTTTCTTCCGAGGGGATGGCGCAGGCGGTCTTCACGCGCAAGGTCCAGGTCAACGGATTCGACGGCGAGGCGCTTGCCGAGGTGAAGGGAAACGTCAGGGAAATCGAGGTCTATCCCGGCGGGACGGCCGAATGGTGGTTCGTGCCGGTCAAGACCGGCGGGTTCAACGACCTGAAGTGCACGATTCCCGGGCATACCGAAATGGGAATGGTCGGCAGCATCACCATCAAGTAGCCGGCGGCCGCTAACCGCAGCATCCTCTCTTCTTCACCCACCATCCCCTGAGATTCTGCCAGACGATCAGGCCGAGGAGCAGGAGCGCCGCCGTTATGGCCGGCAGCGACGCCTCTTCGTGCTGGAAGTGCGTCATCCAGCGGCTGATGTCGAGGCCGGTCCAGGCATAGAAGCGGTTGAGCAGCCAGCCGAACAGCAGGGAGCAGCCGGCGATGGCGGCAAGATAGACGACGGTGGCCCGCCGCCCCCAGAAGCGGGTGACGACGGTGATGGTGGCGGCATTGGTGGCCGGGCCGGCGAGGAGAAAGACCAGGGCCGCACCGGGAGAGAGCCCCTTGAGGACCATCGCCGCGGCGACCGGAGTCGAAGCGCTGGCGCAGATGTAGAGAGGGATGCCGACTACCAGCATGATCAGCAGCGAAGAGAATTCACTCCCCAGATGGCGGACGAAAAAGTCGTCGGGGAGCCACCAGGCGAGCACGCCGGCGATGAGGATGCCGAGCAGCAGCCAGCGGCCGATGTCGCCCAGCAGCTCGCCAAAGGCGTAGGTGAGCCCGTCGCGCAGGCGCCGCCCCAGCGGCGGCTCGACCGGGGCGGTCAACCCGCCGCAGTTGCTGCCGGCACAGCCGCAGCCGCCCGCCAATGCCTCGGCGGGGGCGACCGGCACCGTCTCCTCGGGCAGGCGGTTGATCAGCAGTCCGGTGATGGTGGCGGTAAAAAAGGCGGCGAGCGGCCGCACCACGGTCATCACCGGATCGAGCAGGGCCCAGGTGATGGCGATGGAGTCGACTCCCGACTCGGGGGTGGAGACGAGGAAGGCGGCCGAAGCCCCCTTGCTCGCCCCCTGCTTGCGCAGCCCGACGGCGGCCGGGATGACGCCGCAGGAGCAGAGCGGCAGGGGGATGCCGAAGAGCGAAGCCTTGAGCACCGCGCCGGTGCTGTTCTTGCCCAGGTGGCGCGCCACCGCCTCCTCGGGGAGGAAGGCCTTGAGCAGGCCGGCGCCCAGAAAGCCGAAGAGCATGTAGGGAGAGGATTCGAGGAGTATTTTCCAGCATTCGGTCAGAATGCCCGCAATCGTTTCTTCTATCAAAACCCGTGCCTCCACGGTTTAGTCACTGGGGGCATTATTAACCTTCATGTAGCTGGGGGATAGGGCAGGAATTCAGGCGACCGGCAGGGTGAAGGAGAAGGTGCTCCCCTGGCCGGGCTCGCTCTCGACGCGGATGCGCCCGCCGTGGGCTTCGACCAGCATCCGGGTGATGTAGAGGCCGAGGCCGACACTGTCCGCACGCCGGACGCCTTTCGGCCGGCAGAAGCGCTCGAAGAGGCGGGACTGATCCTCCGGGGAGATGCCAATACCCCGGTCGACCACTGAAACCAGGACTTCGCCGTTCGTACAGTGAGTCTCCAGCCTCACCGGGCTCTCCGGCGGCGAATATTTCATCGCGTTGGACAGCAGATTCAGTAGAATGCGCTCCAGCAGGTCCGGGTCGACCAGGACCGGCGGCAGGTCGGCCGGGATCACGACGGTCAGGCGGTCCGTCTGCAAAGAGCCTTTCAACCGGACTCCCTGCAACCGGCCCAGCAACTGCTGCACGAAGGCGCCCAGGGGCAGCGCCGAGAGCTTCGGGACCAGCTTCCCACCCTCGAGTCGGGCCATTTCGACCAGCTCCTCGATCATCCGGTTCATCCGCTGGGCACCCTTCAGCACCTCATCGCACATCAGCGCCGCACTCTCGCCGCACGCTTCCCGTATCAGCGTTTCGCGCAACAGCTGCGCATACCCCTGGATGACCGTCAGCGGGGTCCGCAGATCATGGGATATGGTATGCAGGAACATTTCGCGCTCGGCCATCAGGCTCTCGCGCTCGGCCTCCATCCTTTTGCGCTCGGTAACGTCCTTGCTGAGGGTCGCGAACTGCCCGCCGCCAAGGGAAAAGGCGGAAATCAGCAGATGCTTCTGGGAAGGGGGGAAAAAGCGTTCCAGCCGGGCAGGTTCGCCGGTTTCGGTGACGCCGGCGAAGATTTTCAGAACGGGCGCCAGGTCGAGGGTCGAGCCATAGAGTTCGCTGGCCCGACGGCCGACCGACCGCTCGCGGGAGACCGCGAAGATCTCTTCATAGGCGGGATTGACGTCGGTGATCAGCCAGTCGACCGGCTTGCCTTGCTCGTCGCAGACGATCCGGTCGACGGCCAAAGCCTCGCACATGTTTTCGAAAAGCAGGCGGTACCTGACCTCGGCTTGCCGGCGGCGAAGGATGTGACTCCACAGACTCAGGGTGCGCTCGACGATGCGGGGCAGGTCGGTCAGGGTAGCGCCCGATTTCACCAGGTAATCGAGGGCGCCGGCCTTCATCACCTCGACCGCGGTCTGCTCGTCCCCCGATCCGGTGAGCATCACGGCAGGAAAGGCGGCCTGTTCCCGGTCGGCCGGCAGCAGCTCCGTCCCCCGGCCGTCGGGGAGCATCAGGTCGATCAGGGCGAGGTCAGGGGTCGTTTCGGCAAGAAAGGCGCGCGCCTCGGCCAGACTGGAAACAACTGAAATGCGAACGCTTGCACTCCAGGCGAGCAGAGCCTCCCGGATCAGCTCGGCATGCATTTCCGAGTCTTCCACTAATAGGATATGCGGATCCTCCTGTACCATTCCCCATAAAGTACATGAGAGTATGTGCCGCGTTCAATGTTTTTTATTCGGACAGAGTCTCTTTGCCCTCGCAGAACAAACGATCAGGTTGGCCTGAATAGCTCAACAAGGGGCCAGTCGGTCGCTGCCGGAGCAATTGCGGGCTGCACAGTCGCAGCTCTCAGCCTGTTCTCCAGGCTGCTTCGCATGCATCTCGCCGGCTTGGACTGCACCCTCGCCCCTGACACCCTGTTTCCTCTGCGCCCGCACTCTCGTTCAGATAGAACCCGTAACTGTTTTTACCTGCCCCTTTGACCCGATACATGGCGGTATCCGCCTGCTTGACCAGCGAGTCGGGGTCGCACCCGTTGGCCGGGCAGAGGCTGATGCCAATGCTGACGCCGAGGGTGAAGGTGTGCTCGCCCAGGATAAAGGGGGCCGCCAGGGCATCGAGAATACGGCTGGCGACCATTTGCGTCTCCGCTTCACCAGCTACCTGCGTCAGGATGACGGTGAATTCGTCTCCGCCGACGCGGGCCACCGTATCGCTGCGCCGTATGCACTTTTCCAGTCGCCGCGCCACGGCGGCCAACACCTGGTCGCCGGCGTCGTGGCCGGCGCTGTCGTTGACCTGCTTGAAGCCGTCCAGGTCGAGATAGAGCAGCCCCAGAGTGTGGCCATAGCGAACTGCCGCCGCCACGCCCTGATCCAGTCGATCGAAGAAAAGGGCGCGGTTGGGCAAATTGGTCAGGGTATCGAAATGGGCCATCTGCTCCAGCCGCTTTTCCGCCTCCTTGTTCTCGGTGAGGTCCTCCAGAGTCTGAATGGCAGCAACGATTTTCCCCTGTTTGTTGCGGACGGGAGCAGCGTTGAAGCTCAGATAGCGCCGGCGGCCGCTGGCCATGACGCGCCATCCCTCGGCCCGCAATCCCTCCTGAACCAGGGTCGAGCGATCATGCCGTTCATATCCGGCCGGCAGCCCCTCCATCATGCCGCTCACCGCGAAATCGGCCAGGCAGTGGCGGGGCTGTTCATAAAAAGCCCGCCAGTGCCCGGCCGTCCCCTTGACCTTTTCCGCACGAATGCCGGTGAGCTCTTCGCAGGCCCGGTTCCAGATGATCACCCGATGTTCTGCATCGATGACGAAGACAGGAGCGGCAGCATGCTCCAGCAGGTTCTCGGCGAAGTCCTTTTCCTCGCGGATGGCTTCCTGCTGCTGTTCGATCACCGCCATCATGCGATTGAAGGCGCTGGCCAGAACACCGATTTCATCCCGGGCCACCACCGGCAGCGGCTGGAAATTTTCCTTTCCCTCCCCTATCGCACGGGCGCTCGAGGTGATCCGGAGTAGCGGCCGGGTCAGAAATCCCATGAACATCCAGACCCCCGGGATGGACAGGGCGAGCATTCCCGCCAGGCCGGCCAGAAAATACCGTCGGGCCCGGGTGATCGGTGCATACGCCTCGGCTACGGGGTAGTTCGCGGCGAGAATCCATTGGGTGCTCTGCAGCTGCTTGAAAGTGGCGATGGCGGCCAGACCGCGGGAGTTGACAGTT
This portion of the Desulfuromonadales bacterium genome encodes:
- a CDS encoding DUF3536 domain-containing protein, which codes for FTYAVLNLGGHNLNAGVRPYQDQQAFTAMRQAVTAAFDRSDIPEVVRQMDRHFGAHTYNLWHLFKDEQRQVLQQVMAQTLEEIEASFRTVYENHFPLMRFLREIDVPIPKPLSVPVELVTVSRFRQLLENSRLHPNQLRVLAEEVEKLGIPLEDPILALAAGRQIVRQMEKLALAPQNLALLLTIIETVEVLCSLPIKVDLWQAQNLYWDIHQTLPPAGQDEWRDNFRRLGNCLQMRIE
- a CDS encoding radical SAM protein, with amino-acid sequence MNVLLIQPPSCEPLLDRIHLFEPLALEYLGAGLRLDGHAPTILDARIEPDIAGALRRSRPAMVGITGFTSHANIVKAIAARLKAIDPAVTVVVGGHHATVCPADFDVPQIDLVVIGEGVFTLREIARELERGKAWHGIAGLAIPSPQGMRFTPDRPMAALDELPRPDRGLTARYRRNYFSEWVRPLASIRTSLGCTARCTFCALWSLTGGRYLRRDPQQVVAELKTIAEPHVFLCDDESMCDARRMDELADLIRAAGIRKTYFLHARADTIVAHPELFAKWAALGLRQVFVGMEACSDERLAAMQKGVTTAQQAKAAQILDELGILLYASFMVDPDFSRDDFRSLAAYVRRLKPESALFAVLTPLPGTELHAARQGELLSRAPELFDLLHALLPTRLPPVEFYAELARLYETAMPLRTALGTLRRFGPRGLLLRLRLLGTFLQRVRAAHLDY
- a CDS encoding plastocyanin/azurin family copper-binding protein; the encoded protein is MATATLKLLVLAFVLAQPYASAQAAGDLTQQEPVEIKVTLGNEKDALRFFPEAIRLETGKLYRLILTNPSPQKHYFSSEGMAQAVFTRKVQVNGFDGEALAEVKGNVREIEVYPGGTAEWWFVPVKTGGFNDLKCTIPGHTEMGMVGSITIK
- a CDS encoding SO_0444 family Cu/Zn efflux transporter; the protein is MEETIAGILTECWKILLESSPYMLFGFLGAGLLKAFLPEEAVARHLGKNSTGAVLKASLFGIPLPLCSCGVIPAAVGLRKQGASKGASAAFLVSTPESGVDSIAITWALLDPVMTVVRPLAAFFTATITGLLINRLPEETVPVAPAEALAGGCGCAGSNCGGLTAPVEPPLGRRLRDGLTYAFGELLGDIGRWLLLGILIAGVLAWWLPDDFFVRHLGSEFSSLLIMLVVGIPLYICASASTPVAAAMVLKGLSPGAALVFLLAGPATNAATITVVTRFWGRRATVVYLAAIAGCSLLFGWLLNRFYAWTGLDISRWMTHFQHEEASLPAITAALLLLGLIVWQNLRGWWVKKRGCCG
- a CDS encoding ATP-binding protein codes for the protein MVQEDPHILLVEDSEMHAELIREALLAWSASVRISVVSSLAEARAFLAETTPDLALIDLMLPDGRGTELLPADREQAAFPAVMLTGSGDEQTAVEVMKAGALDYLVKSGATLTDLPRIVERTLSLWSHILRRRQAEVRYRLLFENMCEALAVDRIVCDEQGKPVDWLITDVNPAYEEIFAVSRERSVGRRASELYGSTLDLAPVLKIFAGVTETGEPARLERFFPPSQKHLLISAFSLGGGQFATLSKDVTERKRMEAERESLMAEREMFLHTISHDLRTPLTVIQGYAQLLRETLIREACGESAALMCDEVLKGAQRMNRMIEELVEMARLEGGKLVPKLSALPLGAFVQQLLGRLQGVRLKGSLQTDRLTVVIPADLPPVLVDPDLLERILLNLLSNAMKYSPPESPVRLETHCTNGEVLVSVVDRGIGISPEDQSRLFERFCRPKGVRRADSVGLGLYITRMLVEAHGGRIRVESEPGQGSTFSFTLPVA
- a CDS encoding diguanylate cyclase, translated to MRHLSLKTKMACLVSLLVAGILLLTAFLGIGYFENKFRESIASQQFSLVSALAAEIDSKILAAQNQIMAVAGGVTPEMLADPALAERYVASQAAVLQTFDNGIFLFSAAGRMLAGTDMEPHMRERDYSYREYFQEAVRTGKPHISSPFVSIQSHGHPIIMLTVPIVGENGKMAALLVGSLDLLGKNFLARLIELKVGEQGYLYLFSSDRTMILHPDRSRILHKDVPVGVNRLFDLAVEGFEGSGETVNSRGLAAIATFKQLQSTQWILAANYPVAEAYAPITRARRYFLAGLAGMLALSIPGVWMFMGFLTRPLLRITSSARAIGEGKENFQPLPVVARDEIGVLASAFNRMMAVIEQQQEAIREEKDFAENLLEHAAAPVFVIDAEHRVIIWNRACEELTGIRAEKVKGTAGHWRAFYEQPRHCLADFAVSGMMEGLPAGYERHDRSTLVQEGLRAEGWRVMASGRRRYLSFNAAPVRNKQGKIVAAIQTLEDLTENKEAEKRLEQMAHFDTLTNLPNRALFFDRLDQGVAAAVRYGHTLGLLYLDLDGFKQVNDSAGHDAGDQVLAAVARRLEKCIRRSDTVARVGGDEFTVILTQVAGEAETQMVASRILDALAAPFILGEHTFTLGVSIGISLCPANGCDPDSLVKQADTAMYRVKGAGKNSYGFYLNESAGAEETGCQGRGCSPSRRDACEAAWRTG